The Campylobacter sp. MIT 99-7217 genome contains the following window.
TGTGTCATAATTATCCTTAGCAAGAGAAAGGATTCGACCATCTGATTGGATATTTTCTCCTGTTTCTTCTATACCAAAATACACTATATCAAAACCGCCTGTTTTTAAGATAAGCTTGACTTGATTCATAACATCTTCATGATCGATATCATCACGCTTGCTTAACTCATCAGCCAAAATCAAAACTTGATTATGCTTTTGGGCTGTTTGGATATTAAAATTTAAGATAACATCGTTCATGGTCTTTGTTTGGATTTCGTTAAGATATTTGTTGATATCATCTTTTGATTGCTGATAAGACAAAATAGCTATAGCAACAAGCATTGTAGCGATCAACAAAGATCCAAGCAGGGTTAACCTACTCGATACTCTCATTTTTCTTCCTTAATTGTTTTTATTGCTTGCAATTTTATTAAATTTTATATAAATTTGAAATAAAAATGCCATTTTTTGCACATCGTCTTTCAAGACAAAAATTTAAGTCCAACACTAGAAAAAATGACAAGAAAAAGAAAGAAAAATTTAAAAAAGCTCGTTTGTTCTTTAAAAAATATCACTCCTACAATGACGCCTCCAGCAGCACCTATACCTGTCCAAACCGCATAAGCTGTCCCCATAGAAATGCCTTGCATAGCTAAGG
Protein-coding sequences here:
- a CDS encoding DMT family transporter, with the protein product MSWLFLFIAGLMEIVGIIAMKKLVSTGKKIFLLAIAVQFMLSFGFLSLAMQGISMGTAYAVWTGIGAAGGVIVGVIFFKEQTSFFKFFFLFLVIFSSVGLKFLS